A window of the Bacillus sp. A301a_S52 genome harbors these coding sequences:
- the tatA gene encoding twin-arginine translocase TatA/TatE family subunit, whose product MLSNIGIPSLLLILVIALVIFGPKKLPEIGKAMGQTLKEFKNSSKELTKEDDETNHDRKND is encoded by the coding sequence ATGTTATCTAATATTGGCATCCCTAGCCTTTTGTTAATATTGGTCATCGCTTTAGTCATTTTTGGACCGAAGAAATTACCTGAAATCGGTAAAGCAATGGGACAAACACTAAAAGAGTTTAAAAATTCATCGAAAGAACTGACCAAAGAAGATGATGAGACAAATCATGATCGTAAGAATGACTAG
- a CDS encoding DUF420 domain-containing protein, whose product MIKNVWQSIVKHHVRTVVVLTIVINLLIVVLSGISGYVGDIPFWVTQLPLLNAIMNSFTFIFLLFALLAIMKRNITLHKKFIYAAFTTTSIFLVSYVIFHFMTESTPYGGTGLVAVFYYFILITHIILAAVIVPLALMSFFTGYKDMRPVHRKWVHWTMPLWLYVSATGVLVYMMISPYYTF is encoded by the coding sequence ATGATTAAAAATGTTTGGCAAAGCATAGTTAAACATCACGTGAGAACAGTCGTAGTGTTAACTATTGTTATTAATTTACTAATTGTAGTGCTGTCCGGCATTTCTGGATATGTAGGGGACATCCCGTTTTGGGTCACACAATTACCATTACTAAATGCTATTATGAATTCATTTACATTTATTTTTTTATTATTTGCGTTACTTGCTATCATGAAAAGAAATATTACGCTTCATAAAAAATTTATATATGCAGCGTTTACCACGACCTCTATTTTCCTTGTGTCATACGTTATTTTTCATTTTATGACGGAATCCACTCCTTATGGTGGAACAGGATTAGTAGCTGTATTTTATTATTTTATTTTGATTACCCATATTATCTTAGCTGCTGTCATCGTACCGTTGGCTTTAATGAGCTTTTTCACTGGCTACAAAGATATGCGTCCTGTCCATCGTAAATGGGTACATTGGACAATGCCGTTATGGCTCTACGTGAGCGCAACAGGTGTTCTTGTTTATATGATGATTTCTCCGTATTACACTTTCTAG
- a CDS encoding deoxynucleoside kinase: MTKLTHSVPPGALITLAGTVGVGKSTLTNVLSEALGFKPAFEKVDGNPYLEDYYSDFKKWSFHLQIYFLAERYKQQKKMHEEGLGYVQDRSIYEDVGIFAKLQYEQGNMSDRDYDTYRSLFEAMVMSPYFPKPDVLIYIDGQFDSIMKRIHKRGRHMEINTDVSFWRNLYDRYSQWISEFREAPILHLDIDHYDCHDPYSVKTIVNGIEQLKNDDKLTYLKLT; encoded by the coding sequence ATGACAAAATTGACTCACAGCGTTCCACCTGGAGCGCTCATCACATTAGCAGGTACTGTCGGTGTAGGAAAATCAACGCTAACTAATGTGTTGTCAGAAGCTTTAGGCTTTAAACCAGCCTTTGAAAAAGTAGATGGTAACCCTTATCTTGAAGATTACTACAGTGATTTTAAAAAGTGGTCGTTTCATTTACAAATATATTTTCTTGCAGAAAGATACAAGCAGCAAAAGAAAATGCATGAAGAAGGACTAGGATATGTCCAAGATAGAAGTATTTATGAGGATGTAGGTATTTTTGCAAAGCTTCAGTATGAGCAAGGAAATATGTCAGATAGAGATTATGATACGTATCGCTCTTTATTCGAAGCAATGGTCATGTCCCCCTATTTCCCCAAGCCAGACGTCCTTATATATATTGATGGTCAGTTCGATAGTATTATGAAACGTATTCATAAACGTGGGCGTCATATGGAAATAAACACAGATGTGTCTTTTTGGAGAAATTTATATGACAGATATAGCCAGTGGATTTCTGAATTTAGAGAGGCTCCAATTCTTCACCTTGATATCGACCACTATGACTGTCATGATCCTTACTCAGTAAAAACCATTGTAAACGGTATTGAACAATTAAAGAACGATGACAAATTAACTTACTTAAAACTCACGTAA
- a CDS encoding patatin family protein, with the protein MEKTGLVLEGGGMRGVFTGGILEFFMENNIYFPYIVGVSAGACNAASYVSRQPGRNKAITVEYANHPDYISYKRFLRSGELFNMDLIFEQIPNKENPFDYYRFFQSKQKFYVGVTDCRTGETVYYEKTEIKDEFNKILRASSSLPLVAPVVTYKNRILLDGGISDPIPVKQSIKSGNEKHIIILTQCRGYVKKPAKRGMWYFSRKYKKYQGLVNVVKERSTVYNKTLATVDKLEQEGKAFVFRPVDLQSVSRTERRKDRLEALYNHGYKQAAERLEELKHFLQF; encoded by the coding sequence TTGGAAAAGACAGGGTTAGTTTTAGAAGGAGGGGGGATGAGAGGCGTATTTACTGGTGGCATTCTTGAATTTTTTATGGAAAACAACATTTACTTCCCTTATATTGTTGGGGTTTCTGCTGGAGCTTGCAACGCTGCTTCATATGTTTCACGTCAACCGGGAAGAAATAAAGCCATTACAGTAGAATATGCGAATCATCCCGATTATATTTCTTATAAAAGGTTTCTTCGTTCAGGTGAATTGTTTAATATGGACCTCATATTCGAACAAATTCCTAACAAAGAAAACCCTTTTGATTACTATCGTTTCTTTCAATCTAAACAAAAATTTTATGTAGGGGTGACTGATTGTCGTACGGGAGAAACTGTGTATTATGAAAAAACAGAAATTAAAGATGAGTTCAATAAAATTTTACGAGCCTCATCATCACTCCCATTAGTTGCTCCTGTCGTCACCTATAAAAATCGTATATTACTTGATGGAGGTATAAGCGATCCCATTCCTGTCAAGCAATCGATTAAATCAGGAAATGAGAAGCACATTATAATTTTAACGCAATGCAGAGGTTATGTTAAAAAACCTGCGAAACGCGGTATGTGGTACTTTTCTCGAAAATATAAAAAATATCAAGGGTTAGTAAACGTGGTTAAAGAACGGTCAACTGTTTATAATAAGACATTAGCAACCGTTGACAAGCTTGAGCAAGAAGGTAAAGCTTTTGTATTCAGACCAGTGGATTTACAAAGTGTAAGTCGCACTGAAAGGCGAAAAGATAGATTAGAAGCATTGTATAACCATGGATATAAACAAGCAGCTGAACGGCTTGAGGAATTAAAGCATTTCCTTCAATTCTAA
- a CDS encoding deoxynucleoside kinase, protein MSHQFDAPFIAIEGPIGVGKTSLATKLADHYNYYILKEIVDENPFLSKFYEDIEEWSFQTEMFFLCNRFKQLEDTYERFLAKGHPVISDYHIFKNHLFAKQTLKSHHFNKYDRIYNILTDDLPKPNIIIYLNASLSTLMDRIKRRGREMEQSMEPRYLEQLSADYKQFMKEHSRVYPDIPVISIDGDSMDFVERSDDFLRILDQVDVALKQKRALF, encoded by the coding sequence TTGAGTCACCAGTTTGATGCTCCATTCATTGCCATTGAAGGTCCTATCGGTGTTGGGAAAACATCATTGGCGACGAAGTTAGCTGACCACTATAATTATTATATTTTAAAGGAAATTGTTGATGAAAATCCTTTTCTGTCAAAATTCTATGAAGATATTGAGGAATGGAGCTTTCAAACAGAAATGTTCTTTCTCTGCAATCGATTTAAGCAATTGGAAGATACATATGAACGATTTTTAGCTAAAGGCCATCCCGTTATTAGTGATTATCATATTTTTAAAAACCATTTATTCGCAAAGCAAACATTAAAATCCCATCATTTTAATAAATATGATCGTATTTACAACATTTTGACTGACGATCTCCCTAAACCGAATATTATCATTTATTTAAATGCTAGTCTCTCTACCTTAATGGATAGAATAAAACGCCGTGGTAGGGAAATGGAACAGTCAATGGAGCCTAGATACTTAGAGCAATTATCGGCAGATTATAAGCAATTCATGAAAGAACATTCCCGTGTGTATCCTGATATTCCGGTCATTTCAATAGATGGAGACAGCATGGATTTTGTAGAACGATCTGACGATTTTTTACGTATCCTTGACCAAGTTGATGTAGCGTTAAAACAAAAAAGAGCATTATTTTAA
- a CDS encoding MFS transporter, which translates to MWIANFFVSASATMILPFLSMYIETFGSYSPTYVQRWSGFIFGITFLVAFLVSPLWGRFGDKFGRKKILLFTGYGIAFSMFLMSYVETVGGLFFLRLFMGVVTGFIPTSMALIAAQTARENAGRALGTLQMGTVSGGLFGPLLGGLLADSVGFTYTFLITGSVISVAATLVLFGVKEVQVKEDYSLERKRSMKEVLQFVYADKVLIMVMIASLTVQIANFSVQPQLALYVGQFTKAENLAFLAGMAFSVTGLGNLTATRFWGVQGDRIGHEKILLICLLVSGVFFLPQALVSSIWQLIGFRFLFGMAIGGIIPCATAYIRQTVPLSMQGEVLGYNQSFRFLGNVLGPVCGGIVAGFSGISSVFYVSSSLFFLAALMLYLILRHEGAKLRKKQRLRMNG; encoded by the coding sequence ATGTGGATAGCTAATTTCTTTGTGTCCGCTAGTGCTACGATGATATTGCCTTTTTTATCAATGTACATTGAAACGTTCGGTTCATATTCACCAACTTATGTTCAACGGTGGTCGGGATTTATCTTTGGTATCACATTTTTAGTTGCTTTCTTAGTTTCGCCTTTGTGGGGGCGTTTTGGTGATAAATTCGGCCGGAAAAAAATACTATTATTTACAGGGTATGGTATCGCCTTTTCGATGTTTTTGATGAGTTACGTTGAGACTGTTGGTGGTCTTTTTTTTCTAAGACTTTTTATGGGGGTTGTAACCGGTTTTATTCCTACTTCAATGGCGCTAATTGCTGCACAAACAGCGAGAGAAAACGCTGGAAGGGCGCTTGGAACGTTACAAATGGGCACAGTATCTGGCGGCCTTTTTGGCCCTTTGTTGGGTGGGTTACTCGCTGATTCTGTTGGTTTTACTTACACATTTCTTATTACAGGAAGTGTGATCAGCGTTGCTGCGACATTGGTCTTGTTTGGAGTTAAAGAAGTCCAAGTGAAAGAAGATTACTCTTTAGAGAGAAAAAGGAGTATGAAAGAAGTCCTTCAATTTGTTTATGCAGATAAAGTCCTTATTATGGTAATGATAGCCTCTTTAACTGTCCAAATTGCGAATTTTAGTGTTCAACCACAGCTTGCTTTGTATGTTGGACAGTTTACCAAGGCAGAAAATCTCGCCTTTTTAGCAGGCATGGCTTTTTCTGTTACAGGTCTGGGCAATTTAACAGCCACACGATTTTGGGGAGTCCAGGGGGATCGCATTGGACATGAAAAAATCTTACTTATCTGCTTATTAGTTTCTGGGGTTTTCTTTTTACCGCAAGCACTTGTGTCGTCAATTTGGCAGCTTATTGGGTTTAGATTTTTATTTGGAATGGCTATTGGAGGTATTATTCCATGTGCTACTGCCTATATCAGGCAGACCGTCCCTTTATCTATGCAGGGAGAGGTACTTGGATATAATCAGAGTTTTAGATTTTTGGGGAATGTTCTAGGACCTGTTTGTGGAGGGATAGTTGCAGGATTTTCAGGAATATCCTCTGTTTTTTATGTTTCCTCATCTTTATTTTTTCTGGCAGCTTTGATGCTATATCTCATTTTACGTCACGAAGGAGCCAAGCTTCGAAAAAAACAGCGTTTACGTATGAATGGATAA
- a CDS encoding DegV family protein has protein sequence MSKKVKIVTDSTLDIPKEAIEDLGITIVPLSVTVDGTSYLDGVDITSSEFVDLLVNSKDIPQSSQPSAGSFLEVYDELGKDGSSIISIHMTSGMSGTVASARTAADMTEADVTVVDSQFISIALSFQVKEAARLANEGKNVEEIIERLNDVRNNSSLYIMVDTLEYLLKGGRIGRGRALVGSLLKIKPIASLEDGVYTPVTKVRTHLQMIKFMKKKFQEEAAGKIVKGIGIAQVEAQDLARQVKEAIKEVSGFEDISIIETTPIVSTHTGPGALALMYYFEEK, from the coding sequence GTGAGTAAAAAGGTGAAAATTGTAACAGATTCAACATTAGATATACCAAAGGAAGCCATTGAAGATTTAGGAATAACGATTGTTCCTCTCTCTGTTACAGTAGATGGTACATCCTATCTCGATGGTGTAGATATTACATCTAGTGAATTTGTTGACTTGTTAGTTAATTCTAAAGACATTCCCCAAAGTTCACAGCCTTCTGCAGGTTCTTTTTTAGAAGTTTATGATGAGCTTGGTAAAGATGGCTCGTCAATCATTTCCATCCATATGACAAGTGGAATGAGTGGGACGGTTGCCTCAGCTCGCACAGCAGCTGACATGACTGAAGCGGATGTCACAGTAGTGGATTCTCAATTTATCTCCATAGCATTGAGCTTTCAAGTTAAGGAAGCTGCACGTCTTGCAAATGAAGGGAAAAATGTTGAAGAAATCATTGAACGATTAAATGACGTGAGAAACAATAGTTCATTATACATTATGGTTGATACACTTGAGTATTTATTAAAAGGTGGCCGCATAGGGAGAGGTCGTGCTCTCGTAGGCTCGCTACTTAAAATAAAGCCAATTGCCTCGTTAGAAGACGGTGTTTATACACCCGTTACTAAAGTAAGGACGCATTTACAAATGATTAAATTTATGAAGAAGAAGTTTCAAGAGGAAGCAGCAGGAAAAATTGTAAAAGGAATCGGTATTGCCCAAGTAGAAGCACAAGATCTTGCTAGACAAGTAAAAGAAGCCATTAAGGAAGTATCTGGGTTTGAGGACATTTCTATCATTGAAACAACACCTATTGTAAGTACACATACTGGGCCTGGCGCTCTAGCTTTAATGTACTATTTTGAGGAAAAATAA
- a CDS encoding OFA family MFS transporter → MKSKNRWLIALSAIAIHLSIGSAYAYSVFQYPMASELGWEQTQVSLAFTIAIFFLGVSAAFFGPFVEKKGPKKAALLAAALFSSGIIGSGFAVSLESLPLFLVTYGVIGGMGLGLGYISPVSTLVKWFPDRRGLATGMAVFGFGAGALISSPVAANLIGTVGIANTFFIMGITFFILMVSGALYIARPPEGWKPDTMINKEKQNMKPVKEDLAQLTANEALRTKRFWMLWVMMFINISVGLMIISVASPMAQDKVGMTAIAAASMVGVMGLFNGGGRILWASASDYIGRARVYTIFFAIQLIAFLILPFVSNIIVFQLLVFVVISIYGGGFAALPAFIGDLFGTKQLGAIHGLLLTSWSLAGVVGPMVVSFVKETTSSYDLTFYIFAGLLLLALITSIAMIKNIKQVTEEKHVKKVEAKYA, encoded by the coding sequence ATGAAATCAAAAAATCGATGGTTAATTGCTTTATCAGCAATTGCTATTCATTTATCAATTGGATCGGCTTATGCCTATAGTGTGTTTCAATATCCTATGGCTAGTGAATTGGGGTGGGAGCAGACACAAGTTTCATTGGCATTTACAATCGCTATTTTCTTTTTAGGGGTATCTGCTGCTTTCTTTGGCCCATTTGTAGAGAAAAAAGGGCCGAAAAAAGCAGCATTGTTAGCTGCAGCCCTATTTTCTAGTGGAATTATAGGATCTGGATTTGCTGTATCACTAGAATCGTTACCGCTTTTCTTAGTGACGTACGGTGTGATAGGAGGGATGGGACTTGGTCTCGGTTATATTTCTCCAGTTTCCACACTAGTAAAATGGTTTCCTGACCGAAGAGGTCTTGCTACCGGAATGGCTGTTTTTGGTTTTGGTGCAGGTGCGTTAATTTCTAGTCCAGTAGCTGCAAATTTGATTGGAACAGTGGGGATTGCAAATACTTTTTTTATAATGGGAATCACGTTTTTCATCTTAATGGTTTCAGGTGCTTTATACATTGCCCGTCCACCTGAAGGCTGGAAACCAGACACAATGATAAATAAAGAAAAACAGAACATGAAACCGGTCAAGGAAGATTTGGCTCAATTAACAGCTAATGAAGCACTGAGAACAAAACGCTTTTGGATGCTATGGGTTATGATGTTTATTAATATTTCTGTTGGTCTTATGATCATTTCTGTTGCTTCGCCAATGGCGCAAGATAAAGTGGGTATGACAGCAATTGCTGCTGCAAGTATGGTTGGGGTGATGGGATTATTTAATGGAGGAGGACGTATTTTATGGGCTTCTGCTTCAGATTATATTGGTCGTGCCCGCGTCTATACAATCTTTTTCGCAATTCAGTTGATTGCTTTCCTCATACTTCCTTTCGTCTCTAATATTATTGTATTTCAACTATTAGTATTTGTGGTTATTTCAATATATGGCGGAGGATTTGCAGCACTCCCTGCATTTATCGGAGATCTTTTTGGTACGAAGCAGTTAGGAGCTATTCATGGGTTATTGCTGACATCTTGGTCACTTGCAGGTGTAGTGGGCCCAATGGTCGTCTCATTTGTCAAAGAAACGACAAGTAGTTATGATCTTACTTTTTATATCTTTGCAGGCTTACTATTACTTGCACTTATCACATCAATCGCTATGATTAAAAACATTAAGCAAGTAACTGAGGAAAAGCATGTAAAAAAAGTAGAAGCGAAGTACGCTTAA
- a CDS encoding peptidase S8, whose product MMKGIFRLSVFFSFALLILIGIWFRSEHINHEAYPGQEEALSQQKAFNEQQAEDLTLTIDLFIQQIKNDMIRLSERQDTNVNDSLKQEVTAHRHIDGMAQIDLETNEETFKVGAVPANPMEKLTTSKTNNDDWSYSKPYEENGIQKFLIGIERHHKALVAEVDMTFIESFVKDLAALTDSQGNFVIGHTDKDVTFSDEELDGDETLVKKEVPGLEWTLFMNSNEERKMKDEYKKGEVIVMLRDDENVEEWAEAHDVYVIDKMGQTAVVRDLTTDAVDLMRNWEEDQSVIYMEPNYTFEKQTNPDSRAQALPNDEFYDNYQWNLKQMELENAWFETTGEEEIITAVLDSGIDAEHTDIQDRIHDGFNAFENNKAFADENGHGTHVAGIIGAVTNNNYGIAGVTWDSPLLAVKVLDADAIGNAFAIADGIRWATDNGAKVINLSLGDEHHSEVMYEAVKYAYDHDVALIAATGNENVDTPMYPAAYEEVLAVGSINEQSERSFFSNFGHHVDVTAPGEHIPSTFINNQYVMMSGTSMAAPHVSGLVALLRSVQPELSNDDVYEKIRLSATDLGPEGIDPYYGYGKIDASRLLKSSN is encoded by the coding sequence GTGATGAAAGGAATTTTTAGACTAAGTGTCTTTTTTAGTTTTGCTTTGCTTATATTAATTGGCATATGGTTTCGTTCAGAGCATATAAATCACGAGGCCTATCCAGGGCAGGAAGAAGCACTTTCTCAGCAAAAAGCATTTAATGAGCAGCAGGCAGAAGATTTAACGCTGACTATAGATCTTTTTATACAACAAATTAAAAATGATATGATTCGACTCTCAGAAAGGCAGGATACAAATGTCAATGACTCACTTAAACAAGAAGTCACAGCCCACCGTCATATTGACGGAATGGCTCAAATCGATTTAGAGACCAATGAAGAAACGTTTAAAGTTGGAGCAGTGCCAGCTAATCCTATGGAGAAATTGACTACCTCTAAGACTAATAACGATGATTGGTCTTATTCTAAACCTTATGAAGAAAACGGTATTCAAAAATTTTTAATTGGTATAGAGCGCCATCATAAAGCGTTAGTTGCAGAAGTAGATATGACATTCATAGAGAGTTTTGTTAAAGATTTAGCAGCATTAACGGATTCTCAAGGTAACTTTGTCATTGGACATACGGACAAAGATGTGACGTTTTCTGATGAGGAGTTAGATGGTGATGAAACACTTGTCAAAAAGGAAGTACCAGGGCTTGAATGGACGCTATTTATGAATTCGAATGAGGAAAGAAAAATGAAAGATGAGTATAAAAAAGGTGAAGTCATTGTTATGTTAAGAGATGATGAAAATGTTGAAGAATGGGCAGAAGCTCATGATGTTTATGTCATTGATAAAATGGGACAGACTGCTGTTGTGAGAGATTTGACTACAGATGCTGTTGACTTAATGAGAAATTGGGAAGAAGATCAATCAGTGATTTATATGGAACCTAACTACACATTTGAAAAGCAAACGAATCCTGATTCTAGAGCTCAAGCGTTGCCTAATGATGAATTTTATGACAACTATCAATGGAACTTAAAGCAGATGGAACTTGAAAACGCGTGGTTTGAAACGACAGGAGAAGAAGAGATTATCACTGCTGTGCTAGATAGTGGAATAGATGCAGAGCACACAGATATTCAAGATAGAATTCATGATGGATTTAATGCCTTTGAAAATAATAAAGCGTTTGCTGACGAGAATGGACATGGCACTCACGTGGCAGGTATTATTGGAGCAGTGACAAATAATAACTACGGTATAGCAGGGGTTACATGGGACTCTCCTTTATTAGCAGTTAAAGTCCTTGATGCAGATGCGATAGGTAACGCCTTTGCCATTGCAGATGGCATACGGTGGGCTACAGATAATGGCGCTAAAGTCATTAATTTAAGCTTAGGTGATGAGCACCATTCAGAGGTGATGTATGAGGCAGTTAAATATGCGTATGATCATGATGTCGCTTTAATCGCAGCTACTGGAAACGAGAATGTGGATACTCCGATGTATCCAGCAGCCTATGAAGAAGTATTGGCAGTCGGTTCCATAAACGAACAGTCCGAAAGAAGCTTTTTTTCAAATTTTGGTCATCATGTAGATGTTACAGCCCCTGGTGAGCATATTCCAAGCACATTTATAAATAATCAATATGTCATGATGAGCGGCACGTCGATGGCAGCGCCTCACGTATCAGGTCTTGTAGCTTTACTTCGATCTGTTCAGCCAGAGCTTTCCAATGATGACGTTTACGAAAAAATCCGTCTTTCAGCGACAGATCTAGGACCTGAAGGCATTGATCCTTATTATGGATACGGGAAAATAGATGCGAGCCGATTACTGAAAAGTAGTAACTAA
- the tatC gene encoding twin-arginine translocase subunit TatC, producing the protein MTEENMNVLDHLEELRKRILIVLTAFLLIFISVFVFIRDIYGWFTRGLDMPLAVLGPLDIVVIYFSLAAVIALALTVPVVVFQIWLFVKPALTVKERKVTALYIPASFLLFIGGLAFGYFVVMPLVLNFLLELGTGTFEIMLTADKYFQFVLRMTVPFSILFEMPLVIMFLTSVGMMTPMAMKKNRKYAYFAIVVVSVVISPPDFISDVLVIIPLILLYEISINLSAIIYKRRIKREQDENTSTGNK; encoded by the coding sequence ATGACGGAAGAAAATATGAATGTTCTTGATCATTTAGAAGAATTGCGTAAACGAATTTTAATTGTACTCACTGCTTTCCTGTTGATATTTATAAGTGTGTTCGTATTTATTAGAGACATATATGGTTGGTTCACACGCGGTTTAGATATGCCTCTAGCTGTGTTAGGTCCTTTAGATATTGTGGTTATTTATTTTTCATTGGCAGCGGTAATTGCTCTTGCCTTAACTGTTCCTGTAGTGGTGTTTCAAATTTGGCTTTTTGTAAAGCCGGCCTTAACAGTTAAAGAAAGAAAGGTTACTGCTTTGTACATACCAGCTTCCTTTTTATTATTTATTGGAGGATTGGCTTTCGGCTATTTTGTAGTTATGCCACTTGTACTTAATTTTTTACTAGAGTTAGGTACAGGTACCTTTGAAATTATGTTAACAGCAGATAAGTACTTTCAATTTGTTCTGAGGATGACAGTGCCGTTTAGTATTTTGTTTGAAATGCCCCTTGTTATCATGTTTTTAACAAGTGTAGGTATGATGACGCCGATGGCAATGAAAAAAAATCGAAAGTATGCTTATTTTGCTATTGTTGTCGTGAGTGTCGTTATTTCACCACCGGATTTTATTTCTGATGTACTCGTGATAATACCTTTAATTTTGCTTTATGAAATAAGTATCAACTTATCAGCAATTATTTACAAACGACGGATTAAGCGAGAACAAGATGAAAACACGTCTACTGGTAATAAATAG
- a CDS encoding toxic anion resistance protein, with the protein MNDNNKFDSTEIDTNLTPSHSPKQETDLTKEETEQNIHDILNSIGKLGAQEQEKAGESLEALKRPVSDMMNEPNHDLPEQLSKLKEVVGELEPNYLQEGRLKQFLTKLIRRSPVEKYAQKYQSIESEVDTIIEALLHGKDRLQEDTVMLHQLKGVARERIKGLNEQIQVGKELNTMLEKELAKEEWQEDPTPIQKGQQKVLTRVKNMQQAVLVLQQSLASVDIIVENNEKLEEAIFNAITMTKNIITVTASIQLSLSNQKKVIDAVQNVNKTTESMLLNNAEMLKSNTEETLKTLEEPAVAMETFKKAYEDVYSAIEMTEQSNERIIESSKKFITEMEQLNDQMERKLLN; encoded by the coding sequence ATGAACGATAATAATAAATTTGATTCTACAGAAATCGACACTAACCTGACACCATCACATTCACCTAAACAAGAGACAGACCTTACTAAAGAAGAGACAGAACAAAATATCCACGACATCTTAAACTCAATCGGTAAGCTTGGTGCCCAAGAACAAGAGAAAGCTGGTGAATCTCTTGAAGCATTAAAACGCCCTGTCAGTGATATGATGAATGAACCAAACCATGATTTACCTGAGCAACTCTCAAAACTAAAAGAAGTAGTTGGTGAGCTTGAACCTAATTATTTACAAGAAGGACGACTGAAACAATTTCTAACAAAATTAATCCGCAGAAGTCCTGTCGAGAAATACGCTCAAAAATATCAATCCATTGAGAGTGAAGTAGATACTATTATTGAGGCATTGTTACATGGAAAGGACCGCTTACAGGAAGACACTGTTATGCTCCATCAATTAAAAGGGGTAGCTCGTGAACGCATTAAAGGATTAAACGAGCAAATACAAGTAGGTAAAGAACTTAATACCATGCTTGAGAAAGAGTTAGCAAAGGAAGAATGGCAAGAAGATCCTACCCCTATACAAAAAGGACAACAAAAAGTCTTAACAAGAGTTAAAAATATGCAGCAGGCCGTTCTTGTTCTCCAACAATCATTAGCTTCTGTCGATATTATTGTTGAGAACAATGAAAAATTAGAAGAAGCTATTTTTAACGCCATCACAATGACAAAAAATATCATTACAGTGACTGCTTCTATTCAATTGTCTCTTAGTAATCAGAAAAAAGTCATTGATGCTGTTCAGAATGTTAACAAAACAACTGAATCCATGTTACTTAATAACGCAGAAATGCTTAAATCTAATACGGAAGAAACATTGAAAACTCTTGAAGAACCGGCAGTAGCAATGGAAACCTTTAAAAAAGCATATGAGGATGTTTATTCAGCTATCGAGATGACTGAACAGTCCAATGAACGAATTATTGAATCAAGTAAAAAATTTATCACTGAAATGGAGCAGCTTAATGATCAAATGGAACGTAAGCTGTTAAATTAG